A window of Cryptococcus tetragattii IND107 chromosome 5, whole genome shotgun sequence genomic DNA:
TCGTCGGCGCAGCGGAGAACCAGCCGTCCAATAGCCCCAGGAAACTTCAGATCGTCAATACCAAGGTAGGTATCCTCGACACCTGCGCGCTCAGCTAATGTTTTCCCCTGGCAGCGCCAATCAACCATCTGCgaactcatcttccccacaTCCGTCTTGGCCGTCAAGATGAATAGAAAGCGGCTGATTGTAGTCCTAGAGAATGAGATTTACATTTACGACATCTCAACTATGAAGCTACTGCACACCATCGAGACCGGGCCCAACCCTAACGGTAAGCCTCCGCCCATGTTTTGCAGCAAAACTAATACGTTAACAGCTGTATGCGCTttgtcatcctcctctgaGCGGTCCTATCTCGCCTACCCATCCCCTGCGCCATCAGCCTCCTCAACACCTCTTTCGTCTTCCGCTATCCCTGCGCCACCACCAGCTCCCACGACCGGTGAcgttcttctctttgacACCATCTCGCTCACTGCTCTCAATGTCATTCAAGCGCACAAGACGCCCATCgcttctctcgctctcaaCTCTACAGGCACTATGCTTGCCACCGCATCTGACAAGGGCACTGTTGTTCGCGTGTTCAGCGTACCAGACGCCAAGAAGCTGTGGCAATTTAGACGGGGCTCTTCCAGCGCAAGGATCTTTAGTATAAACTTTAACCTCATGAGCACTTTGCTCGCCGTTTCTTCCGACACGAGTACAATACACATTTACCGACTCGCCAATTCGCGtaaaggtggtggtggtgccgccggcggcggcggtgggAAAGACGGAAAGGACGTGGATGACGCGGGGGCGGAAGAAGCTCGTAGCCCGACACCCTCTGAAACGCCTTCCGCCTCATCACCACCTCTTGCGGCCGGCAAACTTGACTCGCATTCCTCCGCAGCGTCATCCCTCAGGCGGCGGTCGTATCATCTCGGCAAGTCGTTTGTCGGCGGAGTCGGGGGCTACTTGCCAAAGAGTGTATCGGAAATGTGGGAACCCCAGAGGGATTTTGCATTCATAAAGCTCAGAGGGAATCACGGACGGACGGTGGTGGCCATGAGCGCGTGAGTTTaggactttttttttttttttttttttcaagaGTGGTCCAAGTTATCTAACAAAACGGGTAGGACGGTGCCTCAAGTCATGGTCATCAGTTCCGAAGGGTTATTCCAGGCATACAATATCGATTTGGAGAATGGCGGCGAGTGTTcgttgatgaaggagtttGCGTCAGTGTTATAATTATACCCAATCAAATGGATGCATTCGCTgacttgttcttttttggTACTGCAGGTTATTGGGTAGCGAAGATTTTGGAAATGGATCCAGCGGGATTTAAGACCTTTTTTCAAGATAAACCTAGTGTTCTTATTTTTTGTGATATAAGTCTAAATAAAATATGATTTTTGTTTGTACAAGATATGCATTTGTTTCTACTCGCTACTGTATATATAATACGTCTTGTTCGATGAATACAACTGTGACAAAATgcgtttttttttaattgGTCTAATGCAAGAAACCTCTAATCGCTCCGCCTACATTCTGCACGTCCAACAAAAACGTATCATGACCCCAAACTCCGCCGAGCTCGTAATACGTCACTTTCGGGTTCCCCGCCAACTTGAGCGCATCCGACAGTTCTCTCTGCTGCTCGACGGGGAACAAGACATCACTCTGAACACCGAGAACCAACGTGGGGATATCCTTCAGCCTCTGCAAACCCTGCGCCAAATCGCCCAAGTGCGGGGATTTAGACGTAGGGATAAACCTCGCGAGTTTCTTCTTggtttccttttccaaccTTTCCTGTTCTTCCGGTGTGTGCTGATGCGCCTCGGCAGCGCCTCGCGGAGCACAGCACGAGACGGAAACGGGGTCATCGGGATAAGGAAAGGGAGCCGAGTCGGGGTAGGCGTCGTTGAATCGCTTGGCGAGTGCGGTGAGGGCTTGGCCTGTCATGTCAAACAGGTCCATAGCTTTGGAGATGTAGATGAGAGAATTGGCGTCATACGTCAGGCAGAAACGTTCTCCCTTTGAaataagaaaaagaaaaaagagagcAAGTTAGTTGATGTAAAAAGAAATGGCGCGAGCATAAACTCACTTGATGGTCGAGGTAAGTCTCGATCAAGAAATCAGGACTCAACCTGGGCACGCCTGGGTTTCCTTGTGCATCCAGCTGAGCGTCTTGCTCAGAGACCATCTGACGGCCAAACCTTTGTTCCCACTCTGGACCTGATCGGTAGGTGATGGTTGCAATCTCTATAAAATCAGGGAATTTTACGTCAGTCAAACCATGAGGTTCCCGTCTTGGATGGCATACTTACGTCGAGCCAATTTCATGCCGTTGTGAGGGGGCACACCGTCATAGTAGAATCCTCTATTCCAATTGGGATCGGCCATGAGAACTAGTACCGTATCGTCAATACACCGGCATTTTTTGGGTCGCTCCAAAACACATACCAGTCCTCTGCGCATACCGCATACCCACACCGTTCAAACCACTTCTCCCGCACGCAGAAATACTAACAATCCTCCCAACCCTCTCCGGCGCCAAGTAGGCCAAACTCAAACTCTGCATACCACCCATACTGCTCCCTATACTCGCATAGAGTTTGTTAATCCCCAAGTGATCCATAAGCGAGATCTGGGCACGCGTCATATCGTGTATACTGAGCAACGGGAATCGAGTCGCCCATCGTGTCTCACCGTCTCCAGGCGGGTAAGGCGAGCTCGGGCCCGTGCTGCCGAAACACCCGCCGAGGACATTGGTGCAAATAACGAAAAATTTGTCGGTATCGATACTCTTGCCCGGCCCGACAAAGTCCTCCCACCATCCAGGcttggaggaagtggaCGGCGAGACGTCATTACCTCGTGAAGCGACATGTGAAGAAGCAGATAATCCTgtgtggaggaggatggcaTTTGATGCGTCAGAGTTGAGCGTACCCCATGTTTCGTAGGCGATGGTgaacggaggaagaggtgaggGGGAGTAAAGAAGAGGCAATGAGTGCGAGGCAACGTAATGTAACGTTGCAGGTGGCGGCTAACGGGAACAATATATGGTATGAGCATGGGGATAAGACTATGCGCACAGGAAAGACGTACCACATAGCACgcttcggcttcttctcttccttccttgggAGACTTCCCTTCaatcatttcttcttctcgtcgaAGTTCGTCATCTTTTTTCTGGATCTCGTCAATCTGCCTCTCGCgctcctttcccttgtccCAGAACGAAGTGGGAGCCGGTGCCGGTGCCGGCTGACTCTGGAGTCCGAATCCACCTGGGTTGAATGCTGGCTGTCTCCTTGGTGGGAGCTGTGGAGACGTGGGCGGGTGGAAATGGGGATAGTCTGTGGTTGGGCGcggtggtggagggtggTACTTTGCAAGGTGAGGCTTGGGGGGCTTCCAACGGGGGATGTTGAGGTTGCGTGGGAGGGGCGGGCGTGTCATGGCGGGAAGTGAAGGAAGTGAGTGGAAGAGTAACAAGTGGCAGAGGAGACAAATGCATACAGTGTACTATGACAGCAGGTGAGAAATCCGAATCGCGAAAACGAATACATCACACATCAAAAATCACGCCATcgcacctccacctccacccaaaGATCCGGACACCATTCAATGTCCGTGCAAGTCTCCGACACCGGATTTATTATAATTACGTACGCACTACGAGTACTGTTTATTACCGCATCTAATGCGGCCCGATTCCCGAATCCCATCCCAGGTACATCCCTGGTCAGCGGCTAACATCAATCAGCATTTCGACGCAGGTGGGAAGTAGAAGATCACCTGATACAACGACCACTTGGCGCCCTGGTATAATACGAATTCCAATCCACGTCCAAAGTAGCACGACGCCTGCTGTTCTCAAGATACGTAGGATCGGGTTTAATCCAACAGATCTAAACTCCGGTCTCCACCCCTCCTGGGTCTTCTCAACAGCCTATTCGCCCTTCCATGCCTCGTTTAGCGCCAAGTCCAACAAGCAATCGCTCAACTCCTTGTTCAACAATCCCCGTGGGACTCCTTCTTGCCCCAAAAAACCCTGGGCACATAACGGCCTAGACTTATCTCTGATCCCAAAATACAACGACTTGACTTGATGAACAGcgtcaacaacaagcgAATTCGGTATGAGCATCATCATTCGGCATGAGTTTTCGATACAACCTTAATTGGAACGATCGGCTTTAACAAAAACACGACCTCTATAAATATTATAAGGTTGAATgagcttctctttccccatATACTACCAACAGCTTGCAACATCACGGCTCATTCTCAAGACACCTTCAAATCATGTTCTTCAACAAAAACAATGACAAACCAAAACAGCGAGGACATGCTCCTGATAGGGACGACATCCCAAGTCTAGAAGACCTAGGTGTTGAACTTCATCCTGATACTGCTCGCTATGTGGCAGACAGCCAGGCATTGGCTGATGCAATCTGTGGTAACGGTCAGTACTTTTCCCCTTGCATGATCACTTTGACTTGTACTCATATTTTTGCAGGTATCAAGGACATATTCAGCAGTGGGCTCGTCTTGATTGCCGCCTTCTCTACCTGTATGGGTGGTCTGCTCTTCGGTTTTGACCAGGGTATCGTCTCTATTGTCCTTACCATGACCCAATTCCTGGGGCAGTTCCCGGATATCGATGCCAATGTCagctcttctgctgcttTCAACAAAGGGTAATTGTCACCGCTTTGCAGTTATACTTAATGAGCTGTAACTGATTGTCTTGACCGGCAGTATCATGACAGCACTTTTGGAACTGGGCGCTTTTATTGGAGCTCTTCTTGCGGGTTTTGTCGCAGACAGGTATTCTCGTAAAAAGGCTATCGGTTAGTTCAAATCATTGATATGAAACGAGCGAGATTAGCTGACAATATTGGAAAACAAAGCTTTCGGTTCCGTGTGGTTTGTTATTGGAGCTATTCTCCAGACCACATCCTACTCCTTTGCCCAGCTAGTCGTTGGCCGATTCGTCGgtggtgttggtgttggCCTTCTCTCTGCTGTGGCCCCAATGTATATCAGTGAAATTTCGCCACCAAACATTCGAGGCTCATTGCTCGCCATGGAAGCTGCCACTATCGTCGGCGGTATTGTCGTCATGTTCTATATCGTGAGTATGTCTACTCAAACTACAGAACCCAGTCTTACTTACTTTTGGATAGACTTACGGTTCCCGATACCTCTCTGGTGACTGGAGTTTCCGActtcctttcctcatccagATAGCTCCCTGTATCCTCTTGACAATCGGTCTTTGGAAACTACCTTATTCTCCTCGATGGCTTGCTCAGGTGGGCCGCGACGAAGATTCTCTTCACGCTCTCATGCGTCTTCGAGGATTCCCTGTTACCGACCCTCGTCTGCAGGCCGAGTGGATCACCATCCGAGCTGAGGCCATTCAAAACCGAGAAGTTATTGTCAAGgcccatccttcccttcaaGGCGATGACTTTACGTCCGAACTCAAACTTGAGATTGCTTCCTGGGTCGACATGTTTAAGCCCAAGCTCATCAGGCGGACCATCATTGGTCCCATCTTGATGGTGTTCCAGCAATTTTCTGGTATCAACGCTGTACGTTTTCATCATGAAACATGTAGACGGAGTGACGTTGGGTGCTGACAGCCAAGTTATTCAGCTCATCTACTATTCCCCTACCCTCTTTGAACAACTCGGCCTCGACTATGAGATGCAGATTGACATGAGTGGAGTACTCAACATTATTCAATTCGTCGCCTGTATTGtcgcctttttcttcattgACAGAGTAGGACGaaagcctcttcttcttttcggATCTACTGCCAACACCATTTGCCATGTCATTGTGGCTATCATCATGGCCAAGTTCAGTCACGATTGGGTTCGATACAGCAAGGAGGCATGGGTGGCCGTCGCCTTTATTTTCATTTACATCTTCACCTACGGTGTTGGTTGGGCTCCCGTACCTTGGGCCATGCGTAAGTTACTTGCTTTTTGTGTTCTCGAGACCATGCGCAGACCAAGAGACTGATGACAGCATCTCATAGCTGCCGAGGTTCACACTTCAAGTCGCCGAGCCAAGGGTGTCGCGATCACGACTTGCTCCAACTGGTTGGGCAACTTTATTATTGGCCTTATCACCCCACCCATGCTTCAGAACATCAAGTTTGGcactttcctcttcttcggcgCCTGTACATTCCTTTCCGGTGTCTATGTTTGGTTCTTCTGCCCTGAGCCCAAGTAAGTTTTGGACGAAGAAACTCGTATAAGTTGGAATGCTGATAATAATCTGAACAGGGGAAAAACGCTCGAGCAGATGGACCAAGTCTTCCACTCCAACTCTGCTCATGAAGACAACCTCGCCAAGTCGGATATTCAGGAGATCATCTTGGGCTCTTCCAGTGCTGGATCATTATCCGGCTCGGCAAGTGTTGAAAAGGTTGGCGACAAGCATATTCAGCAGGAATGGGTGGAGACTGTTTGATTTGTCAGGATTGTTTCCCTTTAAGCAGGGTTGCTTTTCGCGTCCCCTTGCTCTTTGTATTATAAGGATAAACCTGGAAAAAGACTTTGAAATGATTTTATGGGTATTATATTTTCTCGCTGGGAATCAGGCATcagaagaatgaaaaaggaCCGTGTTGGAATACCGGTTTTTGAAAGGTTGTCATCATTACTATACATTGGTTGAAATAAATGCTAGTCTATGTATTGATTATCAGGCATTGCTTGCCAATGGTGAAAAACGTCTCATCTACGTGTCAGATGTCAACAGGTTTTTCCAAGTCGTAGTATCCTACACAATGTTTCCTCAAAGGGGAATGCTTCTTAAGCAACGCCAAACAATCTCGcaatctcatccttcttctccatcttcaatccCAAGAGGCAGCTCTTCACCGTAGGGTCACTTCTGAAAACGACTCTTGGCTTGTACTCTTCCCGCTGAACGACAACTCCGCCTGTCGGTGTTGTTTGTGCGGACTCAGTCTCAGCTGGTACTGTGATAGATGTGGTAGGCGTTATCGGCGAGCCGGGAATATCTCGTCTCTTAAATCCTCGGAGTTAGCCCTGAAATCTTGTTTGACATGCAAGTTCCGATcggaggaaaaaaggattTACGTTTCCAATAGAGGGAGATCCTCTCCCATGTCTAGGTGATTCAATCCCACTAATCACTCCCTTCACTGCGGGCAGTGGTAACCCTCCTGGAAAGAACACATTGGAACTTGTAGCAGAAGGTGGCCCGCCGTTCGTCGTAGCAGATCGAGTTGGAACACTAAGCTCGACGCCGTCAGAGGGAGGACTGTTGCTTGTTCCGATGACGGTGGAGTtgagagaggggagagaatggagagaggaagttgGTGTTTGAGGGTCAAGAGTGATGGGCCTGCGAGAGCGAAGAGACGAAGAGTCGGCTGAAGAGGACATTGGTGTATTGGAAGACATCTTGTTTGAGTTGTTACACTAGGCTCAAGTATGATGTCCCTTTGGAAACGTTCGCCCACCCTCCCAAGCTAACCGGTATTATTATGGTAAAAAGGAGTGTTACGTAACTATTGTTGTAGACAAAATCCCGTTAACTCCTTCCTTCGATCGACTAATGacctttcctttttgggGCAGCTTGTAACGCTCTCGACGAATTTGCACGTCATGATGTATTCATGAAAGCCGAGTCCTCTGATGTTGAAACCATACATACTGTTACAAGTCAAAAATGCTAATAATTTGTTTGAATGATGATAATACTATCTAACTGATGATGCAACACAAACAAATAGACGCCCCAATCAGaacccatcatccctcaACTTTATCATTAAACCACCATAAAACCGCTCCAAGTCAAActtgtccttcctcttcttttctctctctttttccttttccagtTCTACTttgccctccttctccatcctaGCTTCCTCCAGCTGCCTTTTCCCGGCTTCGGTCGTCTTACCTCCAGGAAGGAAATTTGTGACCCAATCGACAACTTGTCCGACTTGAGCGATATCCCAGCTAGATGAACTGGCGCTTGAAGACTTTTCtgactttgaagaagccTCCGTTCCAGGATCCTTGATATttgtcatctccatcatgtccttctccttcgagGCTAGGCCAAGATGCTCATGGACCCCGCCCGTACCCGGGGCACTCTCCTTGTCCAattcccatcctcctccatgcttgccctctcccttctttttgtcatcttgaagaaagatggaCGACACGTTACTGGGGAACAGGCCGCCCTCTCCTCGAAGATCCCAGTGATGACACTCATCTACAGCGCCAAGATATTCACCCCATTTAGCGCTGGACACGCTTACAAGACCATCGTTACCCTCATACCTCGGCTTCCCCTCAGGCCCACAGACCATGTTGGACGTGTCTTCGGCGTAGCCGTTCTCGGCAGCAGCATCGAGCACAAGCTTGGGGAACCATAAAGGATGTAAGACAGACATCTTGGAGATTCGCCCGGCTACCGATGTGTATTTGACAGAAGGATCGTCCGGGGTGGACGGGTTAAAGTGATCACGAAGGTATGTGGTCGTGAGGTTGGAGTAGGCAGGGGAGTCGAAAATGGACAAGAGGTACGAAGTAAGTCCGGCGGCGATGGACGTGATGGTATCTGGCTTCGTTTGTGTAGGCGGCGAGCGAGCAAGAAGCGGAGATTTGAGAGAATAGGGAAGAGCTTTGAGTTTTTCCGCAGTAAGTGAAGCCGctacagcagcagcagaccCGACACCAATATTGGCAGCGCACCAATCCATGAAGGGGGATCCACGGTGGGGTGTGCCGATAGTGGTGAGCGATAAGGGAGTATAAGATGTTGGCTTGATAGTTGATATCAGATGCCGGCAGTCAAGACCACCCATGGAATGCGCCACAAAGTTGACACCTGTGCCGCGAGGAAGAGTCTTTTTCAAAAACTCGTGCATTTGCTCTGCACGCTCTTTAATCGAGCCGGTGCTTTAATACGACGTCAGCCCGGTTTCTCACTGCCACAGGGGCAAAACTTACCCCTTGACACCAACAACCACAACCTTGACGCCCATTTTATCTCTCAAGACTTCCAACACACTCGCCCAGTAATGCAATTTGAGTGAAGGAAACAGTGGTATCGGTGTCGCCGTCGAAAATCCATACAGACCTGCTTCACTGTCGGCTGTGGGTTCCATGTGACTGTCAAAGAAACTCACCATGGCATAGAACGACAACCTCCCTTGGCGGTTTTACAGATCCAGGCACAAAAAGCCTCTCGTCATTCATCAGATTGTAAATCTCCTTGGGACCGGGCGGCCATTTGGGATCGGGTGCGAGTTTGGGAAATCGGGGCGGATGTCTGTAGTGTCGATAGTGCTCCTTCTGCTGATGTTCATGATGGCCGTGCTGATGTGGCTGGTTTTCACGGGCCCCGGCCAGTCGTGAAGGGCCAGCTTCAGCCTGGACAGCTTCCGCTCGAGGTGGTGCATGGGGCGCGGCTTCAGACTTGAGCAAGTAGTTTCCAGCACGTGCGTGGAGGTTGTCGAGGTGTGCTTGGCCCTTTCCCTTAATAGTAGGGATGTTATCTATCCAGCGACTGACGACGTAGCGTGCTAGCTGGATATATCTGAAGGGGGAAAGGGTTGTGCCCATGTCTGCGATGGGTTGCGAAAGCTGAGGGATGGTATTGTAGGTGAAGGCGGCGTGGTACGTAGCCCAACTGGATGGTATGTATATCTCTATGCTCTAGGCTGAGTGGCTATGGGGTGGGTGTgaagtgaaagagaggagagtaTGGCAGTAACTGTATGTTGGCGGAATGACTGGAGAGCGGAGATTGGCTGATTGAAAGAAACGAAGATCAACATTTATTTGACCAGCAGATGAATGGGGGGAACTGGCCGGCTGTTATGACGTGGTTGCGAGGGAATGGCAGCGTGGTTCTCGCGTGGATTAGATCCCGCCGGAAAGCC
This region includes:
- a CDS encoding homoserine O-acetyltransferase, whose product is MTRPPLPRNLNIPRWKPPKPHLAKYHPPPPRPTTDYPHFHPPTSPQLPPRRQPAFNPGGFGLQSQPAPAPAPTSFWDKGKERERQIDEIQKKDDELRREEEMIEGKSPKEGREEAEACYVPPPATLHYVASHSLPLLYSPSPLPPFTIAYETWGTLNSDASNAILLHTGLSASSHVASRGNDVSPSTSSKPGWWEDFVGPGKSIDTDKFFVICTNVLGGCFGSTGPSSPYPPGDGETRWATRFPLLSIHDMTRAQISLMDHLGINKLYASIGSSMGGMQSLSLAYLAPERVGRIVSISACGRSGLNGVGMRYAQRTVLMADPNWNRGFYYDGVPPHNGMKLARQIATITYRSGPEWEQRFGRQMVSEQDAQLDAQGNPGVPRLSPDFLIETYLDHQGERFCLTYDANSLIYISKAMDLFDMTGQALTALAKRFNDAYPDSAPFPYPDDPVSVSCCAPRGAAEAHQHTPEEQERLEKETKKKLARFIPTSKSPHLGDLAQGLQRLKDIPTLVLGVQSDVLFPVEQQRELSDALKLAGNPKVTYYELGGVWGHDTFLLDVQNVGGAIRGFLH